Proteins encoded within one genomic window of Manis pentadactyla isolate mManPen7 chromosome 4, mManPen7.hap1, whole genome shotgun sequence:
- the MAPK7 gene encoding mitogen-activated protein kinase 7 isoform X3, whose translation MESDLHQIIHSSQPLTLEHVRYFLYQLLRGLKYMHSAQVIHRDLKPSNLLVNENCELKIGDFGMARGLCTSPAEHQYFMTEYVATRWYRAPELMLSLHEYTQAIDLWSVGCIFGEMLARRQLFPGKNYVHQLQLIMMVLGTPSPAMIQAVGAERVRAYIQSLPPRQPVPWETVYPGADRQALSLLGRMLRFEPSARISAAAALRHPFLAKYHDPDDEPDCAPPFDFAFDREALTRERIKEAIVAEIEDFHARREGIRQQIRFQPSLQPVASEPGCPDVEMPSPWAPSGDCVMESPPPAPPPCPGPSPDTIDLTLQLPPPTSEPAPPKREGAISDNTKAALKAALLKSLRSRLRDGPSAPLEAPEPRKPVTAQERQREREEKRRRRQERAKERERRRQERGRKERGAGASGGPSTDPLAGLVLSDNDRSLLERWTRMARPPAPAQAPVAPPPTKPTSPPTAPPQPAGSTPGAAPQSAHPPLGPAPHPVSPPGPGPGPAPLQTATSSLLAPQPLVPAPGLPGPSAAGVLPYFSSGPLPPDSGVAPQPSTSESPDVNLVTQQLSKSQVEDPLPPVFSGTPKGSGAGYGVGFDLEEFLNQSFDMGVADGPQDGQADSASLSASLLADWLEGHGMNPADIESLQREIQMDSPMLLADLPDLQDP comes from the exons ATGGAGAGTGACCTGCACCAGATCATTCACTCCTCGCAGCCACTCACGCTGGAGCACGTGCGCTACTTCCTGTACCAACTGCTGCGGGGCCTGAAATACATGCACTCAGCTCAGGTCATCCACCGAGACCTCAAGCCCTCCAACCTGTTGGTGAATGAGAACTGCGAGCTCAAGATCGGTGACTTTGGCATGGCCCGGGGCCTGTGCACCTCGCCTGCTGAGCACCAATACTTCATGACTGAGTATGTGGCCACACGCTGGTATCGCGCCCCCGAGCTCATGCTCTCACTTCATGAGTACACACAGGCTATTGACCTGTGGTCCGTAGGTTGCATCTTTGGTGAGATGCTGGCCCGGCGCCAGCTCTTCCCAGGCAAAAATTATGTGCACCAGCTGCAGCTGATCATGATGGTGCTGGGTACTCCATCGCCGGCTATGATTCAGGCTGTGGGGGCTGAGAGGGTGCGGGCGTACATCCAGAGCCTGCCTCCGCGCCAGCCTGTGCCCTGGGAGACAGTGTATCCAGGTGCTGACCGCCAGGCCCTGTCACTGCTGGGGCGCATGCTGCGTTTTGAGCCCAGTGCCCGCATCTCAGCAGCTGCTGCCCTTCGGCACCCCTTCCTGGCCAAGTACCATGATCCTGACGATGAGCCTGACTGTGCCCCACCCTTTGACTTCGCCTTTGACCGTGAAGCCCTCACTCGGGAGCGCATTAAGGAGGCCATTGTGGCTGAGATTGAGGACTTCCATGCGCGGCGTGAGGGCATCCGCCAGCAGATCCGCTTCCAGCCTTCCCTTCAGCCTGTGGCCAGTGAGCCTGGCTGCCCCGATGTGGAGATGCCCAGTCCCTGGGCTCCCAGTGGAGACTGTGTCATGGAATCAcccccaccagcccctcccccatgcccTGGCCCTTCACCTGACACCATTGATCTGACCCTGCAGCTACCCCCGCCGACCAGTGAACCAGCTCCTCCAAAGAGGGAGGGTGCCATCTCTGACAACACCAAAGCTGCCCTCAAAGCCGCCCTGCTCAAGTCCCTGCGGAGCCGGCTCAGAG ATGGCCCTAGTGCCCCCCTGGAAGCCCCTGAGCCTCGAAAGCCAGTGACGGCCCAGGAGCGCCAGCGGGAGCGGGAGGagaagcggcggcggcggcaggagCGCGCCAAGGAGCGGGAGAGGCGGCGGCAGGAGCGGGGCCGCAAGGAGCGGGGGGCTGGGGCCTCTGGGGGCCCCTCCACTGATCCCTTGGCTGGGCTGGTGCTCAGTGACAATGACCGCAGCCTGTTGGAGCGTTGGACTCGCATGGctcggcccccagccccagcccaggctcctgTGGCACCCCCTCCAACCAagcccaccagccctcccactgCCCCACCACAGCCTGCAGGGTCTACCCCTGGTGCTGCCCCACAGTCTGCACACCCACCCCTgggccctgctccccacccagtCAGCCCACCagggcctggccctggccctgctccACTCCAGACTGCCACCTCCAGCCTCCTGGCCCCCCAGCCGCTTGTGCCAGCCCCTGGGTTGCCTGGCCCCAGTGCCGCGGGTGTTTTGCCTTACTTCTCGTCTGGCCCACTCCCTCCAGACTCTGGGGTTGCCCCTCAGCCCTCCACCTCCGAGTCACCAGATGTCAACCTGGTGACCCAGCAGCTGTCCAAGTCGCAG GTGGAGGACCCCTTGCCCCCCGTGTTCTCAGGCACTCCAAAAGGCAGTGGGGCTGGCTATGGTGTTGGCTTTGACCTGGAGGAATTCCTAAACCAGTCTTTTGACATGGGTGTGGCTGATGGGCCACAGGATGG
- the MAPK7 gene encoding mitogen-activated protein kinase 7 isoform X2, producing the protein MGPTGWCRLRAAASPRGGVERALVPLSSHPKVPAFPCSPGQQVAIKKIPNAFDVVTNAKRTLRELKILKHFKHDNIIAIKDILRPTVPYGEFKSVYVVLDLMESDLHQIIHSSQPLTLEHVRYFLYQLLRGLKYMHSAQVIHRDLKPSNLLVNENCELKIGDFGMARGLCTSPAEHQYFMTEYVATRWYRAPELMLSLHEYTQAIDLWSVGCIFGEMLARRQLFPGKNYVHQLQLIMMVLGTPSPAMIQAVGAERVRAYIQSLPPRQPVPWETVYPGADRQALSLLGRMLRFEPSARISAAAALRHPFLAKYHDPDDEPDCAPPFDFAFDREALTRERIKEAIVAEIEDFHARREGIRQQIRFQPSLQPVASEPGCPDVEMPSPWAPSGDCVMESPPPAPPPCPGPSPDTIDLTLQLPPPTSEPAPPKREGAISDNTKAALKAALLKSLRSRLRDGPSAPLEAPEPRKPVTAQERQREREEKRRRRQERAKERERRRQERGRKERGAGASGGPSTDPLAGLVLSDNDRSLLERWTRMARPPAPAQAPVAPPPTKPTSPPTAPPQPAGSTPGAAPQSAHPPLGPAPHPVSPPGPGPGPAPLQTATSSLLAPQPLVPAPGLPGPSAAGVLPYFSSGPLPPDSGVAPQPSTSESPDVNLVTQQLSKSQVEDPLPPVFSGTPKGSGAGYGVGFDLEEFLNQSFDMGVADGPQDGQADSASLSASLLADWLEGHGMNPADIESLQREIQMDSPMLLADLPDLQDP; encoded by the exons ATGGGGCCTACGGGGTGGTGTCGTCTGCGCGCCGCCGCCTCACCG AGGGGAGGTGTTGAAAGGGCTCTTGTGCCACTTAGCAGCCACCCTAAGGTACCTGCCTTTCCCTGCTCCCCAGGCCAGCAGGTGGCCATTAAGAAGATCCCTAATGCTTTTGATGTGGTGACCAATGCCAAGCGGACTCTCAGGGAGCTGAAGATCCTCAAACACTTCAAGCATGACAACATCATTGCCATCAAGGACATCCTGAGACCTACAGTGCCCTATGGCGAGTTCAAATCTGT CTATGTTGTTCTCGACCTGATGGAGAGTGACCTGCACCAGATCATTCACTCCTCGCAGCCACTCACGCTGGAGCACGTGCGCTACTTCCTGTACCAACTGCTGCGGGGCCTGAAATACATGCACTCAGCTCAGGTCATCCACCGAGACCTCAAGCCCTCCAACCTGTTGGTGAATGAGAACTGCGAGCTCAAGATCGGTGACTTTGGCATGGCCCGGGGCCTGTGCACCTCGCCTGCTGAGCACCAATACTTCATGACTGAGTATGTGGCCACACGCTGGTATCGCGCCCCCGAGCTCATGCTCTCACTTCATGAGTACACACAGGCTATTGACCTGTGGTCCGTAGGTTGCATCTTTGGTGAGATGCTGGCCCGGCGCCAGCTCTTCCCAGGCAAAAATTATGTGCACCAGCTGCAGCTGATCATGATGGTGCTGGGTACTCCATCGCCGGCTATGATTCAGGCTGTGGGGGCTGAGAGGGTGCGGGCGTACATCCAGAGCCTGCCTCCGCGCCAGCCTGTGCCCTGGGAGACAGTGTATCCAGGTGCTGACCGCCAGGCCCTGTCACTGCTGGGGCGCATGCTGCGTTTTGAGCCCAGTGCCCGCATCTCAGCAGCTGCTGCCCTTCGGCACCCCTTCCTGGCCAAGTACCATGATCCTGACGATGAGCCTGACTGTGCCCCACCCTTTGACTTCGCCTTTGACCGTGAAGCCCTCACTCGGGAGCGCATTAAGGAGGCCATTGTGGCTGAGATTGAGGACTTCCATGCGCGGCGTGAGGGCATCCGCCAGCAGATCCGCTTCCAGCCTTCCCTTCAGCCTGTGGCCAGTGAGCCTGGCTGCCCCGATGTGGAGATGCCCAGTCCCTGGGCTCCCAGTGGAGACTGTGTCATGGAATCAcccccaccagcccctcccccatgcccTGGCCCTTCACCTGACACCATTGATCTGACCCTGCAGCTACCCCCGCCGACCAGTGAACCAGCTCCTCCAAAGAGGGAGGGTGCCATCTCTGACAACACCAAAGCTGCCCTCAAAGCCGCCCTGCTCAAGTCCCTGCGGAGCCGGCTCAGAG ATGGCCCTAGTGCCCCCCTGGAAGCCCCTGAGCCTCGAAAGCCAGTGACGGCCCAGGAGCGCCAGCGGGAGCGGGAGGagaagcggcggcggcggcaggagCGCGCCAAGGAGCGGGAGAGGCGGCGGCAGGAGCGGGGCCGCAAGGAGCGGGGGGCTGGGGCCTCTGGGGGCCCCTCCACTGATCCCTTGGCTGGGCTGGTGCTCAGTGACAATGACCGCAGCCTGTTGGAGCGTTGGACTCGCATGGctcggcccccagccccagcccaggctcctgTGGCACCCCCTCCAACCAagcccaccagccctcccactgCCCCACCACAGCCTGCAGGGTCTACCCCTGGTGCTGCCCCACAGTCTGCACACCCACCCCTgggccctgctccccacccagtCAGCCCACCagggcctggccctggccctgctccACTCCAGACTGCCACCTCCAGCCTCCTGGCCCCCCAGCCGCTTGTGCCAGCCCCTGGGTTGCCTGGCCCCAGTGCCGCGGGTGTTTTGCCTTACTTCTCGTCTGGCCCACTCCCTCCAGACTCTGGGGTTGCCCCTCAGCCCTCCACCTCCGAGTCACCAGATGTCAACCTGGTGACCCAGCAGCTGTCCAAGTCGCAG GTGGAGGACCCCTTGCCCCCCGTGTTCTCAGGCACTCCAAAAGGCAGTGGGGCTGGCTATGGTGTTGGCTTTGACCTGGAGGAATTCCTAAACCAGTCTTTTGACATGGGTGTGGCTGATGGGCCACAGGATGG
- the MAPK7 gene encoding mitogen-activated protein kinase 7 isoform X1 — MAEPLKEEDGEDGSGEPPGPAKAEPAHTAASVAAKNLALLKARSFDVTFDVGDEYEIIETIGNGAYGVVSSARRRLTGQQVAIKKIPNAFDVVTNAKRTLRELKILKHFKHDNIIAIKDILRPTVPYGEFKSVYVVLDLMESDLHQIIHSSQPLTLEHVRYFLYQLLRGLKYMHSAQVIHRDLKPSNLLVNENCELKIGDFGMARGLCTSPAEHQYFMTEYVATRWYRAPELMLSLHEYTQAIDLWSVGCIFGEMLARRQLFPGKNYVHQLQLIMMVLGTPSPAMIQAVGAERVRAYIQSLPPRQPVPWETVYPGADRQALSLLGRMLRFEPSARISAAAALRHPFLAKYHDPDDEPDCAPPFDFAFDREALTRERIKEAIVAEIEDFHARREGIRQQIRFQPSLQPVASEPGCPDVEMPSPWAPSGDCVMESPPPAPPPCPGPSPDTIDLTLQLPPPTSEPAPPKREGAISDNTKAALKAALLKSLRSRLRDGPSAPLEAPEPRKPVTAQERQREREEKRRRRQERAKERERRRQERGRKERGAGASGGPSTDPLAGLVLSDNDRSLLERWTRMARPPAPAQAPVAPPPTKPTSPPTAPPQPAGSTPGAAPQSAHPPLGPAPHPVSPPGPGPGPAPLQTATSSLLAPQPLVPAPGLPGPSAAGVLPYFSSGPLPPDSGVAPQPSTSESPDVNLVTQQLSKSQVEDPLPPVFSGTPKGSGAGYGVGFDLEEFLNQSFDMGVADGPQDGQADSASLSASLLADWLEGHGMNPADIESLQREIQMDSPMLLADLPDLQDP; from the exons ATGGCCGAGCCCCTGAAGGAAGAAGACGGCGAGGACGGCTCTGGGGAGCCCCCCGGGCCGGCGAAGGCGGAGCCCGCCCACACAGCCGCCTCTGTAGCAGCGAAGAACCTGGCCTTGCTCAAAGCCCGCTCCTTCGATGTGACCTTCGACGTGGGGGACGAGTACGAGATCATCGAGACCATAGGCAATGGGGCCTACGGGGTGGTGTCGTCTGCGCGCCGCCGCCTCACCG GCCAGCAGGTGGCCATTAAGAAGATCCCTAATGCTTTTGATGTGGTGACCAATGCCAAGCGGACTCTCAGGGAGCTGAAGATCCTCAAACACTTCAAGCATGACAACATCATTGCCATCAAGGACATCCTGAGACCTACAGTGCCCTATGGCGAGTTCAAATCTGT CTATGTTGTTCTCGACCTGATGGAGAGTGACCTGCACCAGATCATTCACTCCTCGCAGCCACTCACGCTGGAGCACGTGCGCTACTTCCTGTACCAACTGCTGCGGGGCCTGAAATACATGCACTCAGCTCAGGTCATCCACCGAGACCTCAAGCCCTCCAACCTGTTGGTGAATGAGAACTGCGAGCTCAAGATCGGTGACTTTGGCATGGCCCGGGGCCTGTGCACCTCGCCTGCTGAGCACCAATACTTCATGACTGAGTATGTGGCCACACGCTGGTATCGCGCCCCCGAGCTCATGCTCTCACTTCATGAGTACACACAGGCTATTGACCTGTGGTCCGTAGGTTGCATCTTTGGTGAGATGCTGGCCCGGCGCCAGCTCTTCCCAGGCAAAAATTATGTGCACCAGCTGCAGCTGATCATGATGGTGCTGGGTACTCCATCGCCGGCTATGATTCAGGCTGTGGGGGCTGAGAGGGTGCGGGCGTACATCCAGAGCCTGCCTCCGCGCCAGCCTGTGCCCTGGGAGACAGTGTATCCAGGTGCTGACCGCCAGGCCCTGTCACTGCTGGGGCGCATGCTGCGTTTTGAGCCCAGTGCCCGCATCTCAGCAGCTGCTGCCCTTCGGCACCCCTTCCTGGCCAAGTACCATGATCCTGACGATGAGCCTGACTGTGCCCCACCCTTTGACTTCGCCTTTGACCGTGAAGCCCTCACTCGGGAGCGCATTAAGGAGGCCATTGTGGCTGAGATTGAGGACTTCCATGCGCGGCGTGAGGGCATCCGCCAGCAGATCCGCTTCCAGCCTTCCCTTCAGCCTGTGGCCAGTGAGCCTGGCTGCCCCGATGTGGAGATGCCCAGTCCCTGGGCTCCCAGTGGAGACTGTGTCATGGAATCAcccccaccagcccctcccccatgcccTGGCCCTTCACCTGACACCATTGATCTGACCCTGCAGCTACCCCCGCCGACCAGTGAACCAGCTCCTCCAAAGAGGGAGGGTGCCATCTCTGACAACACCAAAGCTGCCCTCAAAGCCGCCCTGCTCAAGTCCCTGCGGAGCCGGCTCAGAG ATGGCCCTAGTGCCCCCCTGGAAGCCCCTGAGCCTCGAAAGCCAGTGACGGCCCAGGAGCGCCAGCGGGAGCGGGAGGagaagcggcggcggcggcaggagCGCGCCAAGGAGCGGGAGAGGCGGCGGCAGGAGCGGGGCCGCAAGGAGCGGGGGGCTGGGGCCTCTGGGGGCCCCTCCACTGATCCCTTGGCTGGGCTGGTGCTCAGTGACAATGACCGCAGCCTGTTGGAGCGTTGGACTCGCATGGctcggcccccagccccagcccaggctcctgTGGCACCCCCTCCAACCAagcccaccagccctcccactgCCCCACCACAGCCTGCAGGGTCTACCCCTGGTGCTGCCCCACAGTCTGCACACCCACCCCTgggccctgctccccacccagtCAGCCCACCagggcctggccctggccctgctccACTCCAGACTGCCACCTCCAGCCTCCTGGCCCCCCAGCCGCTTGTGCCAGCCCCTGGGTTGCCTGGCCCCAGTGCCGCGGGTGTTTTGCCTTACTTCTCGTCTGGCCCACTCCCTCCAGACTCTGGGGTTGCCCCTCAGCCCTCCACCTCCGAGTCACCAGATGTCAACCTGGTGACCCAGCAGCTGTCCAAGTCGCAG GTGGAGGACCCCTTGCCCCCCGTGTTCTCAGGCACTCCAAAAGGCAGTGGGGCTGGCTATGGTGTTGGCTTTGACCTGGAGGAATTCCTAAACCAGTCTTTTGACATGGGTGTGGCTGATGGGCCACAGGATGG